One genomic segment of Vespa velutina chromosome 10, iVesVel2.1, whole genome shotgun sequence includes these proteins:
- the LOC124952261 gene encoding nuclear speckle splicing regulatory protein 1 produces MENIKKEDKQYGLIIPKKQLSAPKAINVFGDEDTSDEDDGTDWVRKALKAESEKNKMKKQTKLNMQKALKEDPTIYQYDEVYDNILQKNQVKTIKVQEKKPRYIQNFLKAAERRKKEQEHRIERMVQKEREAEGTMYADKESFVTSAYRAKLEEFKKMEEEEAKMSRLESIGDVTKQQDMSGFYRHLYKQTVENIEEIEKIPKNTENSNVTLETENVINNEFSTIANEKHEKKCNVKKSKKSRQYRQRVIETYESDNELQKETESCNINKSIINIKDKSISSSDIKEPDKKKQKCEIRDIQTNTLSNLILSDENKDNIKDSEKISQDIDDKKIKDKENKENQVESVQKKERSSIWLKRTVGPIFEAALQRYYARKAIRNTGTQ; encoded by the exons atggaaaatattaagaaagaagataaaca ATATGGTTTAATCATACCTAAAAAACAACTCTCTGCACCAAAAGCAATAAATGTATTTGGGGATGAGGATACTTCTGATGAAGATGATGGCACTGATTGGGTTAGGAAAGCTCTTAAAgcagaaagtgaaaaaaacaaaatgaaaaagcaaaCTAAGCTTAATATGCAAAAAGCATTAAAAGAAGATCCAACTATCTATCAATATGATGaagtatatgataatatactTCAAAAAAATCAAGTTAAGACAATAAAAGTTCAAGAAAAGAAACCaagatatatacaaaatttcttaaaagctgcagaacgaagaaaaaaagaacaagaacatAGGATAGAAAGAATggtacagaaagaaagagaggctGAAGGAACAATGTATGCAGATAAAGAAAGTTTTGTAACATCTGCATATAGAGCAAAATTAGAAGAATTCAAAAAaatggaggaggaagaagctAAAATGAGTAGATTGGAAAGTATTGGTGATGTGACAAAACAACAAGATATGTCTGGATTTTATagacatttatataaacaaactgttgaaaatatagaagaaattgaaaaaattccgaaaaatacagaaaatagTAATGTCACTTTAGAAAcagaaaatgtaattaataatgaattttctacaatagcaaatgaaaaacatgaaaaaaaatgtaatgtaaaaaaaagtaaaaaaagtagGCAATATAGACAAAGGGTTATTGAAACGTATGAAAGTGATAAtgaattacaaaaagaaactGAATCttgtaacataaataaaagtataattaatataaaagacaaaagtATCAGTAGCTCCGATATTAAAGAGccagataaaaagaaacaaaaatgtgAAATACGAGATATTCAAACTAATACTCTATCTAATTTAATACTTtcagatgaaaataaagacaatataaaagattctgaaaaaatatcacaggatattgatgataaaaaaatcaaagataaagaaaataaagagaaccaAGTTGAAAGCgtccaaaagaaagaaagatcttcAATTTGGTTAAAGAGAACAGTTGGCCCTATATTTGAAGCAGCTTTACAACGATATTATGCTAGAAAAGCAATACGGAATACTGGAACACAATAa